From a region of the Mycobacterium intracellulare ATCC 13950 genome:
- a CDS encoding sugar epimerase family protein — MRIAVTGASGVLGRGLAMRLLTQGHDVVGLARNRPESWPSAADFVDADIRDAAAVKRALAGAEVVAHCAWANTPGPDERIGHEVNIDGARNVLDAMVETGSRRIVFASTAHVYGGGGGAPKAEHDALTPVTVDGQLNAQVERMVAEAGTEWVAIRSALILGRSVDNWVRRMLALPVFPARSSDHRMQVVHLDDALRLFNQAIVDGEIDSGPVNLAAAGQVTFRQIAAALGRPVVRLGFEPGELQRAQGAPLMDLSRLQHEWGFRPAWESTECIDDFALAVRGRVTVGKRVISLPWRLATIQDLPSVDAPSDDGVKPNLAGAAGDNGEFDTPIDPRFPTFLATNLSEALPGPFSPASASATVRGLRASAVCVAERLRPGGKIQREIAMRMVAVFAHRLYGAITTAHFMAETVPFVKPTTVVSNSGFFGPSMAALPIFGEEHPHSDIDRIRKRLRTVRNIGVFGVNLIGLSAGAPLDTREFVADVDRLERLTEGDLAGIDDRRLLSLISLARDQVVHGWVLAAGSFLLCAAFNVLLRGLCGRDVAAPGGPELVSARSVEAMQRLVVAAQRDPKVTALLAEPGDRLDKLAVEAPEFHAALLAELALIGHRGPAELEMLSTSYADDPELLVRMVTRAMSAPSAQQPQRPQIPLHAKPIAVLATQQLRDREVRRDKVVRANWVLRTLLREYGRRAVESGVFEAADDVFYLLVDELDALPADVGALVARRRAEQRRLVAVAPPTVFSGSWQPTAPSSPALAGGDTLRGVGVCGGRVRGRVRIVRPDTIDDLQPGEILVAEVTDVGYTAAFCYAAAVVTELGGPMSHAAVVAREFGFPCVVDVQGATKSLPPGALVEVDGATGEIHVLELAADDALS; from the coding sequence GTGAGAATTGCTGTCACCGGGGCCAGCGGAGTGCTCGGCCGCGGACTCGCCATGCGGCTGCTCACCCAGGGCCACGATGTCGTCGGCCTTGCCCGAAACCGCCCCGAAAGCTGGCCGAGCGCAGCCGACTTCGTCGACGCCGACATCCGTGATGCCGCCGCGGTCAAGCGCGCCCTGGCGGGCGCGGAAGTGGTTGCGCACTGCGCGTGGGCGAACACTCCCGGACCAGACGAACGGATCGGTCACGAGGTCAACATCGACGGCGCCCGCAACGTGCTCGACGCGATGGTCGAGACCGGGTCCAGGAGAATCGTTTTCGCGTCGACGGCGCACGTCTACGGCGGCGGCGGCGGTGCGCCCAAGGCCGAACACGATGCCTTGACCCCGGTCACCGTCGACGGCCAACTCAACGCCCAGGTCGAACGCATGGTCGCGGAAGCGGGCACGGAATGGGTCGCGATCCGCTCCGCGCTGATCCTCGGCCGAAGCGTCGACAACTGGGTGCGCCGGATGCTGGCGCTACCGGTGTTTCCCGCCCGGTCCAGCGATCACCGCATGCAAGTCGTCCATCTCGACGACGCGCTTCGGCTGTTCAACCAGGCGATCGTGGACGGTGAAATCGACAGCGGCCCGGTCAATCTCGCCGCTGCCGGACAGGTGACCTTCCGGCAGATCGCCGCCGCTCTCGGGCGCCCGGTCGTGCGGCTGGGCTTCGAGCCGGGCGAACTGCAACGGGCGCAGGGCGCTCCGCTCATGGATCTCTCGCGATTGCAGCACGAGTGGGGATTTCGGCCCGCGTGGGAATCCACCGAATGCATCGACGATTTCGCGCTGGCCGTGCGCGGCCGGGTCACCGTGGGCAAGCGGGTGATATCGCTGCCCTGGCGCCTGGCCACCATCCAGGACCTACCCTCGGTCGACGCGCCGAGCGACGACGGCGTCAAGCCGAATTTGGCGGGCGCAGCGGGGGATAACGGGGAATTCGACACACCGATCGACCCGCGCTTTCCGACGTTTTTGGCCACGAACCTGTCGGAGGCACTACCCGGCCCGTTCTCGCCGGCGTCGGCGTCGGCGACGGTCCGGGGACTGCGGGCCAGCGCGGTGTGCGTTGCCGAGCGGTTGCGCCCGGGGGGCAAGATCCAGCGCGAAATCGCGATGCGCATGGTCGCGGTGTTCGCCCACCGCCTGTACGGCGCGATCACGACCGCGCACTTCATGGCCGAGACGGTGCCTTTCGTGAAGCCCACGACGGTGGTGAGCAACAGCGGATTTTTCGGCCCCAGCATGGCCGCCCTGCCGATCTTCGGTGAGGAACATCCGCACTCCGACATCGATCGAATCCGCAAGCGACTGCGCACCGTCCGCAACATCGGGGTATTCGGCGTCAACCTGATCGGCCTGTCGGCCGGCGCGCCCCTGGACACCCGCGAATTCGTTGCCGACGTCGATCGCCTGGAACGCCTGACCGAAGGGGACCTCGCCGGAATCGACGATCGCCGGCTGCTGAGCCTTATCTCGCTGGCGCGGGACCAGGTGGTGCACGGCTGGGTGCTCGCCGCCGGCTCATTCCTGCTGTGCGCGGCGTTCAACGTGCTGCTGCGTGGTCTGTGCGGGCGGGACGTCGCCGCCCCCGGTGGGCCCGAATTGGTCAGCGCGCGTTCGGTCGAGGCGATGCAGCGGTTGGTGGTTGCCGCGCAGCGCGATCCGAAAGTGACGGCGCTACTGGCAGAACCGGGGGACCGGCTGGACAAGCTGGCCGTCGAGGCACCGGAATTCCATGCCGCGCTGCTGGCCGAGCTGGCGCTCATCGGCCACCGTGGGCCCGCCGAGCTCGAGATGCTGTCAACCAGCTACGCCGACGACCCCGAGCTGCTGGTCCGGATGGTGACCAGGGCGATGAGCGCGCCGTCGGCGCAGCAACCCCAGCGCCCCCAGATTCCGTTGCACGCCAAGCCAATTGCGGTGCTGGCCACCCAGCAACTGCGCGACCGTGAGGTCCGCCGCGACAAGGTGGTGCGGGCCAACTGGGTTCTGCGCACGCTGCTGCGCGAGTACGGGCGCAGGGCGGTCGAGTCGGGCGTCTTCGAAGCCGCCGATGATGTCTTCTATCTGCTCGTCGACGAACTGGATGCCCTGCCGGCGGACGTGGGCGCGCTGGTGGCCCGGCGCCGGGCCGAGCAACGCCGGCTGGTCGCGGTGGCGCCGCCGACGGTGTTCAGCGGAAGCTGGCAGCCAACCGCGCCCTCGTCTCCCGCCCTGGCCGGCGGGGACACCCTGCGCGGGGTCGGGGTGTGCGGCGGGCGGGTGCGCGGCCGGGTACGCATCGTGCGCCCCGACACCATCGACGACCTGCAGCCCGGCGAGATCCTCGTCGCCGAGGTCACCGACGTCGGATACACGGCGGCGTTCTGTTACGCCGCCGCCGTCGTGACCGAACTGGGCGGCCCGATGTCCCACGCCGCGGTGGTGGCCCGCGAATTCGGCTTCCCCTGTGTCGTCGACGTTCAGGGGGCGACCAAGTCGTTGCCGCCGGGCGCCCTGGTCGAGGTCGACGGCGCGACGGGCGAAATCCACGTCCTGGAGCTCGCCGCGGACGACGCGCTGAGCTAG
- a CDS encoding cytochrome P450, translating into MTVDTAAPSVFDAGLPTLHYDITDTVHQVAPRIHEARKRSPIALGPLGPEVLGYELARGILRDPRFVFPPGMHMTARGITSGPLYDRVLGTILGMEGEEHRRLRGLVSRAFTPRASARMEDTIDRVINELIDQVAGAGRCDFVADIARPYPIPIICALLGAPPEDWEQFSLWAEDIFKIVRFDSDLANEQHIVMRAWDEFDAYIDDMIAERRSRLTDDLISELIRAQDDGDRLSNAEMRMLAFSILSAGTDTTRNQLAACMHALCDHPEQLAMLRKNPNLAMPAVEECMRHSPAVCTTLRTVLDDVTFADYTFPAGTFISVNTFAANCDPEVYAHPGRFDITREDPPPILTFGGGAHYCLGANLARTELAGALKVLARRMTNPRRVATAQWKPMLGLSGPVGLEMEFD; encoded by the coding sequence ATGACCGTCGACACCGCAGCACCCAGCGTCTTCGACGCAGGCCTGCCTACACTGCACTACGACATCACCGACACCGTGCACCAGGTCGCCCCGCGGATCCACGAGGCGCGCAAGCGATCTCCGATCGCCCTCGGGCCGTTGGGACCCGAGGTGCTCGGCTACGAACTCGCCCGAGGGATACTTCGCGATCCCCGGTTCGTCTTCCCGCCCGGCATGCACATGACGGCTCGCGGGATAACCTCCGGCCCGCTCTATGACCGGGTGCTGGGCACCATCCTCGGCATGGAAGGCGAGGAACATCGGCGCCTGCGCGGTCTGGTGTCCAGGGCCTTCACGCCGCGGGCGTCCGCGCGCATGGAAGACACCATCGACAGGGTGATCAACGAGTTGATCGATCAGGTCGCCGGGGCCGGCCGCTGCGACTTCGTCGCCGACATCGCCCGGCCCTACCCGATCCCGATCATCTGCGCGTTGTTGGGCGCACCACCCGAGGACTGGGAGCAGTTTTCCCTATGGGCGGAGGACATTTTCAAGATCGTGCGGTTCGACTCCGACCTGGCGAACGAGCAGCACATCGTGATGCGGGCGTGGGACGAGTTCGACGCCTACATCGACGACATGATCGCCGAACGGCGGAGCCGGTTGACCGACGACTTGATCTCCGAACTGATCCGCGCGCAGGACGACGGCGACCGGCTGAGCAACGCGGAGATGCGCATGCTGGCGTTCAGCATCCTGTCCGCCGGCACCGACACCACCCGCAATCAGCTGGCCGCGTGCATGCACGCGCTGTGCGATCACCCCGAGCAACTGGCGATGCTCCGCAAAAACCCCAACCTCGCGATGCCGGCCGTCGAGGAATGCATGCGCCATTCGCCCGCGGTCTGTACCACCCTGCGCACCGTCCTCGACGACGTCACATTCGCCGATTACACCTTTCCGGCCGGCACCTTCATTTCAGTGAATACCTTTGCCGCCAACTGCGATCCGGAGGTCTATGCGCACCCGGGCCGGTTCGACATCACCCGCGAGGACCCGCCGCCCATTCTGACGTTCGGCGGCGGTGCCCACTATTGCCTGGGCGCGAACCTCGCCCGAACGGAACTCGCCGGAGCGCTCAAAGTCCTCGCCCGGCGCATGACCAACCCGCGGCGCGTGGCGACGGCGCAGTGGAAGCCGATGCTGGGACTGAGCGGGCCGGTCGGTCTGGAGATGGAATTCGACTAG
- a CDS encoding SDR family NAD(P)-dependent oxidoreductase gives MTELRFDGRVAIVTGAGGQEPSLGRSHAKLLAQRGAKVVVNDLGVGPDGRNILRANAEQVADEICAAGGEAVADLHSVADEDGARRVVQTAMDVWGRVDILVNNAGVCFMAHFDEISDADIRNVIDVHLMGTVWMCRAAWPHMRDAGYGRIVNTTSGAMFGLENLSIYGAAKGGIFGLTRGLAIEGAPLGIKVNALGPAANTTAVRHFNNPSAFTRLMEDHFPTGLVSPAVAFLVHESCPVSGANLEAGGGNVGIRVFGQTTGIYDADLTIEKVRDTFAAITDTSTARLIPDLPDSGQLAPGEAISAPIEVLPKRYQPS, from the coding sequence ATGACCGAGCTCCGGTTCGACGGGCGGGTCGCGATCGTCACCGGGGCCGGCGGCCAGGAGCCGAGCCTGGGGCGCTCGCACGCCAAGCTGCTCGCCCAGCGAGGGGCCAAGGTCGTGGTCAACGACCTCGGCGTCGGGCCCGACGGCCGAAACATCCTGCGGGCCAATGCGGAACAGGTGGCCGACGAGATCTGCGCGGCCGGTGGTGAGGCGGTTGCCGACCTGCACAGCGTCGCCGACGAGGACGGCGCGCGCCGGGTCGTCCAGACCGCGATGGACGTGTGGGGCCGCGTTGACATCCTGGTGAACAATGCCGGTGTCTGCTTCATGGCGCACTTCGACGAGATCTCCGACGCCGACATTCGCAATGTCATCGACGTGCACCTGATGGGGACCGTGTGGATGTGCCGGGCGGCGTGGCCCCACATGCGCGATGCGGGTTACGGCCGCATTGTGAACACCACCTCCGGGGCGATGTTCGGACTGGAAAATCTTTCCATCTACGGTGCGGCAAAGGGCGGAATCTTCGGGCTGACACGCGGTCTCGCCATCGAAGGGGCACCGCTGGGCATCAAGGTCAATGCGTTGGGGCCTGCCGCCAACACCACCGCCGTGCGCCATTTCAACAACCCGTCCGCCTTCACCAGACTGATGGAGGATCACTTTCCGACCGGCCTGGTGTCACCCGCGGTGGCGTTCCTGGTTCACGAGAGTTGCCCGGTATCCGGAGCCAACCTCGAGGCGGGTGGGGGAAACGTGGGCATCCGGGTGTTCGGTCAGACGACGGGTATATACGACGCCGATCTCACCATCGAGAAGGTGCGGGACACCTTCGCGGCGATCACCGACACGTCGACGGCCAGGTTGATACCGGATTTGCCCGACTCCGGTCAGTTAGCCCCGGGCGAGGCCATTTCGGCGCCTATCGAGGTACTACCGAAGCGCTACCAACCGAGTTGA